A window from Micromonospora terminaliae encodes these proteins:
- a CDS encoding tetratricopeptide repeat protein: MDLLAEYRRATMFFEAGDPTGAARLLEPIVEAEPGNSSVRQLLARAYFQSAQLNRAEEQLRELVDRDPSDHYAHHVLGRTLERMNRPADALRHLRIAAAMYSTNADYTAALRRVEGKVGGR, encoded by the coding sequence GTGGATCTTCTGGCGGAGTACCGGCGGGCGACCATGTTCTTCGAAGCGGGTGACCCGACCGGAGCGGCCCGGCTGCTCGAACCGATCGTCGAGGCCGAGCCCGGCAACTCCTCGGTGCGGCAGCTGCTGGCCCGCGCGTACTTCCAGTCGGCCCAGCTCAACCGGGCCGAGGAGCAGCTGCGCGAGCTGGTCGACCGGGACCCGAGCGACCACTACGCGCACCACGTGCTCGGCCGGACGCTGGAGCGGATGAACCGCCCCGCCGACGCGCTGCGGCACCTGCGGATCGCCGCGGCCATGTACTCGACCAACGCCGACTACACCGCGGCGCTGCGCCGGGTGGAGGGCAAGGTCGGCGGCCGCTGA